The genomic region CGGTACGAGCCTCCGAGCCCGCTCGACCTGCACCTCGCTCAAGTCGACGCCGGTCACCGCGTGCCCCGCGTTCACCAACGCACGGGCCATCGGTACGCCGTTCCCGCAGCCGAGATCCAGCACGTCGGCCCGCTCCGGCAACCGCTCGAGCAGTCCCGCGATCCACGGCGCATAGTCCGCCTCGCCCGCGTCGTCGGCCCGGTACCGGTGCGACAGCACGTCGTACCCCCGCCGCACCACCTCCTTCGGATCCACACCCGAAGTATCCGGTGTACGGCGACCCAGCCCGCCGCTGCTGCCCCGCCGGACTCTCGTGGGTCAACCCATCAGATGCATGGTTGGCCCACCAAATTCTGACTGGCCAACCATGTCTGCGACGGGTCAACCCACGAGAGTCGGTGTCCGTCGGCACGGCGTTCGTCAGCCGGCGGCGGGGGGGGGGTGGTTGGTCAGGGCTGGGAGTCGCCGTTCTCGTCCTGGTCGTCCTCGGCGACGTGGCCGTCCGGGCGGCCTTCTTCCGGCGCCGTCATCGTCGGCTCGGCGTCCTGGTCCTCGTACTCGTCACCTTCGGGAGTCTGCTCGCTCATCTCGCGTCGGTACCCGGCCGGACGACGATCATGCGCCCCGACCACCGGCGCTCACTGCTCCTCGTCGCGCGCGGGCGGCAGCGTCGGATAACCGAGCATCGGGTAGAGCCCGACGGTGAACCCGTACGCCGTGTCGCCTCCGCGCGGCAACCGGTCGAACTCGTGGATCACCTGCACCACCCGTCGCCAGAACTCCGCCGCCTGGTGCTCCGGGATGCGCGCGTGCCGGATGAACGACCGCAGCTGCCCGGCGTCGTACGCCTGCGCCGACTCCTTCGCCGCGACCTCGAAGTCGTTGAAGTCCTGGGGCAGTTCGTCGCCGTCGGCTTGCCGGCCGAGTCCGACGTAGAACATCCGCGCGACCCGCCCGTAGTACCGCTCCTCGATCGCCCGCACCCGCCGGGTCCGAACCACCCGCAGCAGGCCCGCGTCGGCGAGCACCTTGACGTGGTGCGCCACCGTGCTCTTCGGCCGGCCGACCGCGGTCGCCAGCTCGGTGACCGTCGCGGCCCGCTCGTGCAGCAGCCCCAGGATCGTCGTCCGCAGCGGATCGCTGATCGCCCGCACCTGCTCGGCGGTGGTCAGCTCGAGCGTCTCCGCGAGCTCGTAGTCGGGCACCGGGCTGTTCACCATGGGCAAATCATACTAATATCCCCGACTGTTCGAGATATTTGGATCATTCGCACCGAAAGCGAGCAGATGATGGCCGAGGTCGTGCTGTACCACCACGCGCAGGGGCTGACCGAAGGGGTGCTGGCCTTCGCCGAAGAGCTGCGCCGCGCAGGGCACACCGTGCACACACCAGACCTCTTCGAGGGGCAGGTCTTCGGCACCCTCGACGAGGGCCTGGACTACGCCCGGCAGACGGGTTTCGGCGCGGTCGGCGCCCGCGGGATCGCCGCCGCCGAGGCGCTGGGCGACGCCGTCGTGTACGCCGGGTTCTCGCTCGGGGTCATGCCCGCGCAGCAGCTGGCCCAGACTCGTCCGGGCGCTCGCGGAGCGCTGCTCTACTACTCCTGCGTGCCGGTCTCGGAGTTCGGTGAGGCGTGGCCGGCCGGTGTCCCGGTCCAGATCCACGGCATGGACGGGGACCCGTTCTTCGTCGAGGAGGACGGCGACCTCGACGCGGCCCGCGCGCTCGTCGCCTCCACCGACCAGGCCGAGCTCTTCCTCTACCCCGGCAAGGAGCACCTCTTCGCCGACTCCTCGCTCCCGTCGTACGACGAGGCGGCCGCGACCCTGCTGACCACCCGGACCCTCGAGTTCCTGGCCCGCCTCGACTGAGCGGTCAGCTGCCGTCGGCGAGCTGGGGGAGGGCTTTCAGCAGGCTGCGGCGATCGGCGGCGGTCAGTGGGCTGAGCAGCTCCTCCTCCATCGCGCGGACGTCGGCGCGGGCGGCGGTCAGGCGGGTGGTGCCCGCGTCGGTGAGGCGGACGATGCGCACCCGGCGGTCGGAGGGATCCGGCTGCCGGGCGACGAGGCCGTCGGCTTCCAGGTCGTCGAGCAGGGCGATCAGGCGGCTCTTGTCGTAGCCGATCGCCTGCGCCAGGGCCTGCTGGGTGGCGGGCGGCTGGTCGCTCAGGCAGACCAGCACGCTGTACCCCCACATGGACAGGCCGTGGCGCTCCAGCAACGGGCGCTCCGCCTCCGCCAGCCGGCGGGTGATCCGGGCGAACAGCGCTCCGAGGTCCTCCCGTTCCATGTCCCCGAGTGTAGGGATGACAAATCATAAGCAACTGCATATGATCAGCACATGCATACTAAATTGACGCTGCGCTGCGAGACGCGCTCCATCTCCGTCCAGGCCCCGCCGGCCGCCGTGCTCGACCTCGTCGCCGACCCGCGCAACCTGCCGCGCTGGGCGCCGGGTCTCGGCGACTCGGTGCACGCCGACGGTGACGACCACTGGCTGATCAGGAACGGCACGTCGACGACCCGGATGATCGTGCGCGTCGCCCGCGAGCAGGGAACCGTCGACATGCTGTCGGCCGACGATCCCCGGCTCGGCGCCTTCACCCGGGTCCTGCCCAACGGCGACGGCAGCGAGTACCAGTTCTCGATGCTCTTTCCCGACAGCGTTCCCGAGCCGGCGGTGCAGGAGCAGCTGACGGTCGTCGAGGCGGAGCTGGAAGCCGTCCGCACGCTGTGCGAGGCGGCCGGGTCACCAGGTGACGTTGAGTAGCTCGAGGCCGCGGAAGAAGTAGTCGGCCCGCCACCGCGGTTCGCCGTCGAGCCGGGCGGTGGGCAAGCGGGTGGCGGCGACCCGGGCCGCCGTACGCAGCTCGTAGCGAGCCATGGTCGCGCCGGGGCAGCGGTGGTCGCCGGCACCGAAGGACAGGTGCTGCCGCGCGTTCGGCCGGTCCAGCACGCAGATGTCCGGGTCGGGGAAGAAGCGTTCGTCGCGGTTCGCCGAGCCGAACATCAGCAGCAGCGGTGTTCCGGCGGGCAGGTCGACGCCGCCGACGGTGACGTCGCGGGTGGTGACGCGCAGCAGCCCGCGATGCGGCGCGTCCATCCGCAGTGCCTCCTCGACGATGTCCTCGACCTGGCGGGCGTCGGTCGCGCGCTCCCACAGTGCCGGTTCGCGCAGCATCAGGAAGAGCGTGGAGAGAATGCCGTTGCGGGTCGTGTCGAAGCCCGCGACCCAGTGCAGCAGCGCGCTGTAGAGCAGCTCGTCGTCCTGCAGCGGCGCGACGCCGGCGCCGGGATCGCCCGCGGCGTACGTCGAGAAGACGTCGTCCCGCGGCGACTCCCGCCGGTCGCGCACCCAGTCCGCGGCCCAGTCCTGGTACTCGTGCAGCTGCCGGGCCGCCTCGAGCTTGCGGTCCAGCGGCGCGGTCGGGGTCAGGATCGCGGCCATCGCGTGCGCCCAGCCCTCGAACCGCCGATGATCCGCCTCCGGTACGCCGAGCAGCGTGTTCGTCGCCCACAGCGTCAACGGGTCGGCGTACGCGGCGGCCAGGTCGGCCCGGCCGTCGGCGGCGACCTCGTCCAGCAACGCGTGCGCCTGCTGCTCGATGCGCGGCGCGAGCGCGCTCACCCGGGGACCGCGATGGGCGCGCAGGAAGTTCGTCCGCATCCGGGTGTGCCGTGGCGCGTCCACCTCGACTCCGCTCGCGATCGTCTCCACGAGCGCGAACCCGGGCAGCGCGCGAATCACCTCCGGCGGGTTCGAGGCCGCCGGCACCGGCAGTGACCCGACCGACGAGAACGTGCCGGGGTCGTGCACCACCCGCAGGACGTCCTCGTACCGGGTGACCAGGTAGGCGCCGCCCATCATGGCGCTCGGCATGACCGGTCGTTCGTCCCGGAGCTGGGCGAAGTAGGGGTACGGGTCGTCGCGGTGGGCGGAGAACGGATCGAAGTCGGCGTACTCGGACACGGACTGCTGGGCGTCAGTCACGGCGATCCTCCGGGTCGGAACGGCTGGATTCAGTCTTGGCCCTCGGCTGCCCGGTGGGAAGGGGCGGGAACGCTGAACGCGAGCAGCGCGGTGTCGTCCGCGAGCGGGACCTGGAAGCTGTGCAGGACGGCGGAGAGCGCGTCGATCAGCGTCTGGGCCGGCGCTCCGGCGTACTGGGTGGCCAGGGTTCGCAGGGCTTCGTCGCCGTAGAAGTCACGCGGGCCGCCGACCCGTGCCTCGGTCAGGCCGTCGGTGTAGAGCAGCAGCGTGTCCCCGGGCGCGAGCACGATGCCGGTCGGCGGGAAGTTGCTCGCGGGCAGGATGCCGATCAGTGTCCCGTCCTCGCTGTCCAGGAAGCTGCTGCTGCCGTCGGCGCGCAGCAGCAGCGGCGGCGGATGCCCACCGGAAGCAAACTTCACGGCGACACGGCCGCTGCCGGGGTCTGGCACGAGTGTCCCGAAGACGGCGGTGCAGTAGCGCGGGTCACCGTCGGTGTACCGCTGGTGCAGTACGGCGTTCAGCGTGCCGATCGCGGCGCCGGGGTCGTGCATCGCGGCGGCGCGCAGGGTGTAGCGCGCCAGCGAGGTGACCGCCGCGGCCGCCGGACCCTTGCCGCAGACGTCGCCGAGGAAAAACGCCCAGCGGTTGCGATCCACGGCGAACACGTCGTAGAAGTCGCCGCCGAGCTGCTCGGGCGAGGCCATGTGGTAGTACGCCGCGACCTCCAGCGCCGGCACCTGCGGCAAGGTGGCCGGCAGCAACGACTGCTGGAGAACGGCCAGCGCGTCCTTCAACCGGGCACGGTCGGTCTCCGCCTGCCGTTGCGCCGCCTCGGCCGCCTGCCGGCCCCGCAGCAGTTCCTCCTCGTACGCGCGCCGGATGTGGGCGTCGAAGACGGTGGTCCGGATCAGCAGCGGCTCGCCGGCGGCGTCCCGCTTGACGGCCGACGACACCAGCACCGGCAGCCGGCCGCCCGCCGGCTGCTTGAGCTCGAGAGCGACGCCGCTGATCTCGCCCTGCATCCGCAGCAGCGGTGCGAAGTGCGTCTCGTGGTACAGCCGGCCCCCGACGGTCAGCAGGTCGGTGAACCGCAGCCGCCCCACCACGGCCTCCCGGGGCAGACCGATCCAGTCGAGCAGGGTCGCGTTGATCTTGACGATCCTGCCGTCCATCGCGGTCGACAGGTGGCCACTGGGCGCGCTCTCGTAGACCTCCTCGGCACTGTCCTCGACCGGGCCGGGCGATCCTTCGGCCCGCGCTGGGCGGTCCGTCATCGGAGTCCCGCGAGGAAGTCGAGCAGCGCCTTGTTGGTCGCCTCCGGCGCCGACAGGTGCGGACAGTGCCCGGTCGCGTCGAGCGTGACCAGGGTCGAGCCGTCGATGGCGGCCTGCACGTACGCACCGACCTCCCGGGGTGCGATGACGTCCTCGGCCGACTCCAGGATCAGTGTCGGCACCCGGACGGAGCGCAGGTCGGCGCGGGAGTCGGACAGGAACGTCGTCCGGGCGAACACCCGGGCGATCGCCGGGTCGGTCGCACAGAAGCTGTTGGTCAGCTCGTCGCCCAGCTCCGGCCGCTCGGGGTTGCCCATGATCACCGGCGCCATCGCCGCGGACCAGCCGAGGTAGTTCGACTCCAGGGAGCTGAGCAGCTCGTCGATGTCCTCGCTGCTGAAGCCGCCGCGGTAGTCGCCGTCGTTCAGGTAGCAGGGCGACGGCCCGACCATCACCAGTGCGCCGATCCGCTCCGGCGCCTGCCGCGCCGCCAGGACGCCGACCATCGCGCTGACCGAGTGCCCGACGAACACCGCGTCCCGCAGGTCGAGCGCGGCACAGACCTCCAGCGCGTCCGCGGCGTACCCGTCGAGCGAGCAGTACCGCTGCTCGTCGAACGCCGCTGACTGCGACCGGCCGGAGCCGACGTAGTCGAACAGCACGACCCGGTGGTCGGGGG from Kribbella flavida DSM 17836 harbors:
- a CDS encoding dienelactone hydrolase family protein; the protein is MAEVVLYHHAQGLTEGVLAFAEELRRAGHTVHTPDLFEGQVFGTLDEGLDYARQTGFGAVGARGIAAAEALGDAVVYAGFSLGVMPAQQLAQTRPGARGALLYYSCVPVSEFGEAWPAGVPVQIHGMDGDPFFVEEDGDLDAARALVASTDQAELFLYPGKEHLFADSSLPSYDEAAATLLTTRTLEFLARLD
- a CDS encoding PP2C family protein-serine/threonine phosphatase gives rise to the protein MTDRPARAEGSPGPVEDSAEEVYESAPSGHLSTAMDGRIVKINATLLDWIGLPREAVVGRLRFTDLLTVGGRLYHETHFAPLLRMQGEISGVALELKQPAGGRLPVLVSSAVKRDAAGEPLLIRTTVFDAHIRRAYEEELLRGRQAAEAAQRQAETDRARLKDALAVLQQSLLPATLPQVPALEVAAYYHMASPEQLGGDFYDVFAVDRNRWAFFLGDVCGKGPAAAAVTSLARYTLRAAAMHDPGAAIGTLNAVLHQRYTDGDPRYCTAVFGTLVPDPGSGRVAVKFASGGHPPPLLLRADGSSSFLDSEDGTLIGILPASNFPPTGIVLAPGDTLLLYTDGLTEARVGGPRDFYGDEALRTLATQYAGAPAQTLIDALSAVLHSFQVPLADDTALLAFSVPAPSHRAAEGQD
- a CDS encoding MarR family winged helix-turn-helix transcriptional regulator, producing MEREDLGALFARITRRLAEAERPLLERHGLSMWGYSVLVCLSDQPPATQQALAQAIGYDKSRLIALLDDLEADGLVARQPDPSDRRVRIVRLTDAGTTRLTAARADVRAMEEELLSPLTAADRRSLLKALPQLADGS
- a CDS encoding cytochrome P450, which codes for MTDAQQSVSEYADFDPFSAHRDDPYPYFAQLRDERPVMPSAMMGGAYLVTRYEDVLRVVHDPGTFSSVGSLPVPAASNPPEVIRALPGFALVETIASGVEVDAPRHTRMRTNFLRAHRGPRVSALAPRIEQQAHALLDEVAADGRADLAAAYADPLTLWATNTLLGVPEADHRRFEGWAHAMAAILTPTAPLDRKLEAARQLHEYQDWAADWVRDRRESPRDDVFSTYAAGDPGAGVAPLQDDELLYSALLHWVAGFDTTRNGILSTLFLMLREPALWERATDARQVEDIVEEALRMDAPHRGLLRVTTRDVTVGGVDLPAGTPLLLMFGSANRDERFFPDPDICVLDRPNARQHLSFGAGDHRCPGATMARYELRTAARVAATRLPTARLDGEPRWRADYFFRGLELLNVTW
- a CDS encoding alpha/beta fold hydrolase, whose protein sequence is MACVEILRRNNVTVTGNPAGRTVLLAHGFGCDQNMWRLTVPALAPDHRVVLFDYVGSGRSQSAAFDEQRYCSLDGYAADALEVCAALDLRDAVFVGHSVSAMVGVLAARQAPERIGALVMVGPSPCYLNDGDYRGGFSSEDIDELLSSLESNYLGWSAAMAPVIMGNPERPELGDELTNSFCATDPAIARVFARTTFLSDSRADLRSVRVPTLILESAEDVIAPREVGAYVQAAIDGSTLVTLDATGHCPHLSAPEATNKALLDFLAGLR
- a CDS encoding SRPBCC family protein, with translation MHTKLTLRCETRSISVQAPPAAVLDLVADPRNLPRWAPGLGDSVHADGDDHWLIRNGTSTTRMIVRVAREQGTVDMLSADDPRLGAFTRVLPNGDGSEYQFSMLFPDSVPEPAVQEQLTVVEAELEAVRTLCEAAGSPGDVE
- a CDS encoding ArsR/SmtB family transcription factor, which gives rise to MVNSPVPDYELAETLELTTAEQVRAISDPLRTTILGLLHERAATVTELATAVGRPKSTVAHHVKVLADAGLLRVVRTRRVRAIEERYYGRVARMFYVGLGRQADGDELPQDFNDFEVAAKESAQAYDAGQLRSFIRHARIPEHQAAEFWRRVVQVIHEFDRLPRGGDTAYGFTVGLYPMLGYPTLPPARDEEQ